Sequence from the Kineosporia succinea genome:
GCCTCGTCGCCCAGGTCGTTGTAGACGAAACCGGTGAGCAGACAGGCACGGACGAGGTGCTCACCGGTGAGCGGAGCGGCCAGGTCGGTGGCGCGGCTGATGAGGGCGACGGCGGTGGTGAGCTCGCCGGTGCGCTGGTGCGACTCGGCGCGCACGAGGAGGGCACCGGCAACGATGTCCCGGGCGCCGAGGGTGTGGGCGCGCTGCTCGAGCTCGGCGGCGCGGGTGCGGGCCTGGGTGGGTTCGGAGGAGACCAGGTCGTTGAGTTCGGCGAGTTCGGCGAGTTCGGCGCGGAGGTCGGGCTGGGCCGGCTCCCCGGGGTTCGGTGCGCCGGGGTTCGGTGCGCCGGGGTTCGGTGCGCCGGGGATCGCTTCGCCGGGGCGGATGGGGTGGCGGCGGGACGGGAGGGCGGGCACGGTCGTGCCGGATCGCCTCGCCTGGTCCATCGTCACCGGAGCTCTCCCGACATTCCCGCCTTCGCCACCGTTGCCTAGCCTTGCAGCTGAGCAACCCCTCTGGGTAGCGATCGCGTTCAATTGTCACGGATGTGCAGCATGGAGTGACAGGCGTATTCGGGGGACGGACGGTCGTGCTGTGGGACCGGTGCCGCGCCGACCCGGCCCTTTACCCGTAGCCTTCTCCGGTGAGCGAGTCCCAGCCTCAACTGATCCGTCTCCGTCTGCCCGGCCAGTCCGGCTTCGTCTATCTTCTGCGGCACCACGGCCGCGGCGCCGAGGGGTATCCGGGCGCCGACCAGCTGGAGACGTCCGAGGGCAAACTCCTCGGCGCCGACAGCCCCGGCCTCCTGCTGCACCAGGCCGGCCTGCCCGACCGTCCCCAGGTACACATGCTGATCATCGACCTGCGGCGGGCCCGGCGGGGTCTGACCCGGCCGAGCGACCGGTGGTCCAACCAGGTCCGGGCCGACCTGAAGCAGGCCGACGACCTGTTCTACGACGCCGCGGCGTCTCTGGCCGACCAGGGCATGGCCGACGCGACGAGCGGCGACACCCCGTTTCACCGCACGTACCAGTATCTCTGGGGCAACGACGTGAAGCTGCTGCCCCCGGCCGAACGGGTGCGGCTGTGGGACAACCACCTGCAGTGGCTGTTGACCAGCCTGCGGGTGTTCCACCGACACTAGGTCTGACCCTGTCCGAAAGTGCCACCCCCGGAACGGTTCCGGGGGTGGCACTCCACGTCCGGGACCTAGCTGATCTTGACCGACACGACCTTCTGGTAGCCGTTGACGGAGGAGTTCAGCCGGACCCTGGTGGTGCTGCTGCGTGTGGCGCCCTTGCTGCTCGACACGTCGATCCGGCTGACCAGCGTGTCGTTCGGGGGCGTGCTGCGCAGCTGGGCCAGCAGCGAGGTCAGGGAGTTCGGCTCCTTCGCGCCGGGCAGGACGCTCGACGCGTCACCGACCGACAGGCTGCCGCTCCAGCCCTTGCTCTTCTTCGGCACCGCGACCGTCAGCGGCACCGTGACCTTCTTGCTGGAGTCGCGGTAAACGGACAGCGTCGCGCGCAGCGGGAGCTTCGCACCCGACCTGACCTTCTGGGTGCCCTTGAGCGCCACCCACCGACCGCTCTTCCTCGTCTCCACCTTCGTGACCCGGTAGGGCTTGTAGGTGGAGGTCACCGTGCCCCTGATCGTGATCCCGGTGATGTCGACGGTCTCGTACTCCTGCTCGACCAGCGGCACGAGCGTTCCGTAGAGGCTGTCGGCCGCCGCGAAGCCGATGTCCGTGGCGTCGGCGTAGGTCTCGCTGCGGCTCAGCGAGAACTTCTTGCCGCCGTCACGGGTGCCGGTGATCGTGTACGTCAGCGAGGCCGTGCCGCCGCTCTGCGCGCCGTTGGCCTTGATGATCGCGCCCATCAGGTGGGTGGCCGCGACGTCACCGGCGACGGGCTGGTAGACGCCCACGGTCTTGCCGGTGAAGGTCTTGCTGCCCTTCTTCAGTGACGTGGTGATCGGGTAGGTGTGCCGGGGCGTGGTGCCCAGGGTGCTCCGCAGCCCGATCGTGCCGTCGTGCGTGACCGTGCCGACCACACCGCCCGGGTTACCGACCTTGAACGGGCCGTCGTTGGGGTCGGCCTGCACGTAGACCGCCGTGGCCGGGTGCACGCTGTACTCGGCCTTGCCCACATTGTTGAACGGGTGCCCGAACGCCACCGCCGTCGTGCCGCACACGTACGTGGTGGTGCCCAGGCCGACGGCCGAGACGTCGCCGTACGACAGCGCGGCGGCGTAGTTCGAGCCGGCGAAGATCTCCCCCGGCGTCGACTTCGCACGGGCGCTGATGCGCGCCGTGCTGCGGTGCACCGTGGCGCCGCTGGCCTTCGTGATCTCCGACAGGAAGCGCCCGCCGTTCTTCTGCGCCGCCCCGGTGACGGTGACCGGCACCGGCAGCCGCTCGAAGCCCCTGGCCGCCACCTTCACCGAGACCTCACCGGTCCGGGCGATGCGCGCGGCCCTCGCCGAGGAGACGGCCACCTTCGGGGTGCCCGCCGTGCCGCCCCGCAGGGCCAGCAGGTCGGCGGCCGGGGTGATGCCGGCGATCTTCGACGACGCGGCCAGGCCGTAGGAGACTGACCCGATGAGCTTGCCGTCGGAGGTGTAGACCGGCGACCCGGACATGCCCGCCCACACGCCGCCCGCGCGCTCGAGTGCGGGCGAGTCGACCTCGGCCATGATCATGTCGACGCCGGGCGCGATGCCGTCGGTGACCCGGCCCAGCACCTCGGCCGTGAATTCCTCGGCCTGCGTGCCTCTCTCGACCGTGTAGCCGGTGCCCTTCAGCCCGTCGACCACCTGCGCGGTGGGCAGGGCCGTCGGGCAGTTCTTCGCCGCGGCGAAGGACGACGTCGCCGGTAGCGCGACGAGCATCCCGGAGACCGCCACCGCGGTGATCAGACCGCCGGCCGCGCGAGATCTGTTCATAATGCCCCCTGCTGTTCGAGAACCGCTGCGCCCCGGTAATTCAGGCGCGATCTCGACGGTAGGCGCCCACCCCGTCCCCCATGCGCCGTTTCGTCATTATTACGCCTTTGGTCGCACCTGCGGACCGTCCGCGAGGATGACTGCCGCCCGAGAGGTCCACCCCAGGGGGGTTGCCCTGCCCTTCATCAGGGTGTATTCGTGGCCGCCCCAGCATCTTTGGGCAGGTTTCACGGGTGGACGCGCGGACGGCGGCCGCCGTCGCCCCGGCCCGGGTACGTGGAGACGACCGCTCACGTCACACCGCCGGGCGGAGAGTCCGCGGTCAAGATTGTCGGTGGGGGCCGCTAGGTTCGCGGGCATGGATCATGAACCCCGTCTCGGTGCTGTGGCCGTCGCCCGTCCCGGCGTTCTTCTCAACGGCAGGAGCCCTCGATGAGCCAGACGATCGCGGGGCGCACGCTGTCCCGGCCGGACTACGAGCAGGCGGTCGCGACCGCCCGGGCGGCGTCGACCCAGTACTACGGCACCGGTGAGGCGGCCGACGCGGTGGCCGACGAGTCGGCCGAGGTCACGGTTCTCGACGACGCCACCTACGACCAGCTGGTGCGCGACATCGCGGTCACCGAGGCCGAGCACCCCGAGTGGCAGGTGCAGGCCTCCCCCACGCAGGTGGTCGGCGGGGACGCCGGCGACGTCGAGCACTCCGCGCCGATGCTGAGTCTCGACAACGTGTTCTCCGCGGCCGAGCTCGCCGACTGGCACGCCGGGCTGAGCAAGCGCCTGGGCCGCGGTCCGCGCTACGTGGCCGAGCCCAAGCTCGACGGGCTGGCCCTGGCCGCGCGCTACCGGCAGGGCGCGCTGGTGCAGCTGATCACCCGGGGCGACGGCGTGCACGGCGAAGACGTCACCTTCGCGGCGGCGGCCATCTCCGGCCTGCCCGCGCAGCTCTCGCGGCCGCTCACGCTCGAGGTGCGCGGCGAGGTGATGCTGACCGACGAGCAGTTCGCCGCCGCCAACGAGCTGCGCCTGGCCAACGCCGACCGGCCGTTCGTCAACCCGCGCAACGGCGTGGCCGGGGCCCTGCGCGGCTCGAAAGACCGCACCTACGTCATCCCCATGACGTTCTTCGCCTACCAGGTGCTCGCCCTGCCCGAGACCTACCCGGGCGAGCGGCCCGACGAGTCGCTCGGCTACTCGGCCGCCATCGAGCTGCTCGGTGAGCTGGGCGTCTCCACCGCCGCCACCTCCCCGGCCCGCATCGCGGTGGCCGACACGATCGAGGCCGTGCAGGAGTACATCGACGAGCTGCTCGCCCGTCGCGCCGACCTCGGGTTCGGCATCGACGGCGCGGTCGTCAAGGCCGACTCCCCCGCCGACCGCGCGCAGGCCGGCTCGTCGTCGCGGGCGCCGCGCTGGGGCATCGCGTTCAAGTTCCCCGCCGACTCGCGCCTCACCACGCTCGAGGAGGTCATCTGGCAGGTCGGCCGCACCGGGGTGATCACGCCCCGGGCTCGCGTGAAGCCGGTCTTCGTGGGCGGCACCACCGTCACCTACGCCACGCTGCACAACCCCAACGACCTGGCCCGTCAGGGCCTCATGCTCGGCGACACGGTGATGGTTCTGCGCGCCGGAGAGGTGATTCCGCGCATCGAGGGCGCCGTGGTCTCGGCCCGCACCGGCAGCGAGACGCCGATCGAGGCGCCCGAGGTCTGCCCGAACTGCGGCGGCGAGATCGACCGTTCGCAAGAGCGCTGGCGTTGCCGGCGGGGCCGCACCTGCGCCCTGCCGCAGGCGGTGCGCTACGCGGTGGCCCGCGACTGCTGGGACATCGAGTCCGTCGGCGAGAAGCTGGTGCGCCAGCTGGTCGACACCGGCCTGGTCACCGACGTGGCCGACGTCTTCGCCCTGACGCAAGAGCAGCTGCTCGAGCTCGACCGCATGGGCCGGACGAGCGCGGCGAAGGTGCTGGGCGAGATCGAGAAGGCCAAGTCGCAGCCGCTGGCGCGCACACTCACCGCGCTCGGCGTGCGGGGCACGGGCCGCTCGATGAGCCGGCGCATCGCCCGCTGGTTCGGCTCGATGGACGACATCCAGGCCGCCGACGCCGCAGCCCTCGAGGAGGTCGACGGCATCGGGCCGGAGAAGGCCCCGGTGATCGTGGAAGAGCTGATCGAGCTCGCCCCGGTGATCGAGAAGCTGCGCCGGGCCGGGGTTTCCATGGCCGAGCCCGGGGTGCCGGGGCGGGTCGTGGCCGCCGAGCGCGCGGCCGCCGCCGAACGGGCGGCCGAGCGCGCCGCTGCCGCTGCCGCTGGCGACGCGGAGGCCGATGCTGATGGTGCGGCGGCCACGGCGGTGGGAGCAGTAGATGACGAGGCCGACGCAACGCTGGCCGCGCTGCTCGCCGACCAGCCGCTGACCGCCGCGAACGGCAAGCCGATGAGCGTGGTCGTGACCGGCAAGATGACCGGCCCGCTCGCGGCGCTGTCGCGCAACGAGATGAACGAGCTGATCGAGCGGGCGGGCGGCAAGTCCAGTGGCTCGGTGTCCAAGACCACGAGCCTGCTGGTTGCGGCCGAAGGGGGCTCCAGCAAGTACAAGAAGGCCCAGGACCTGGGCATCACCATCGAGACCCCGGAGCAGTTCGCCGAACGTCTGAAGAGTCTCCTGTAACGCTCGCCGCCACCGGTCACGCGGGCACCGGGCACCGGGCACCGGGCACCGGGCACCGGGCACCGGGCACCGGGCACCGGGCACCGGGCACCGGGCACCGGGCACCGGGCACCGGGCACCGGGCACCGGGCACCGGGCACCGGGCACCGGGCACCGAAAAGTCGGGCCCGTCGCTGCACCTGGCCCCAGGAACGGACGTCAACCGAGCCGAGCAACGGAGGGTGGCGAGCCACCAGCCAGCGAGAACAGAGGCCGTCTCCGGGGCCAGCGCCGGATCCCCACGCCGGTGCCATGCCCCACCCCGGTGCCATG
This genomic interval carries:
- the ligA gene encoding NAD-dependent DNA ligase LigA, whose amino-acid sequence is MSQTIAGRTLSRPDYEQAVATARAASTQYYGTGEAADAVADESAEVTVLDDATYDQLVRDIAVTEAEHPEWQVQASPTQVVGGDAGDVEHSAPMLSLDNVFSAAELADWHAGLSKRLGRGPRYVAEPKLDGLALAARYRQGALVQLITRGDGVHGEDVTFAAAAISGLPAQLSRPLTLEVRGEVMLTDEQFAAANELRLANADRPFVNPRNGVAGALRGSKDRTYVIPMTFFAYQVLALPETYPGERPDESLGYSAAIELLGELGVSTAATSPARIAVADTIEAVQEYIDELLARRADLGFGIDGAVVKADSPADRAQAGSSSRAPRWGIAFKFPADSRLTTLEEVIWQVGRTGVITPRARVKPVFVGGTTVTYATLHNPNDLARQGLMLGDTVMVLRAGEVIPRIEGAVVSARTGSETPIEAPEVCPNCGGEIDRSQERWRCRRGRTCALPQAVRYAVARDCWDIESVGEKLVRQLVDTGLVTDVADVFALTQEQLLELDRMGRTSAAKVLGEIEKAKSQPLARTLTALGVRGTGRSMSRRIARWFGSMDDIQAADAAALEEVDGIGPEKAPVIVEELIELAPVIEKLRRAGVSMAEPGVPGRVVAAERAAAAERAAERAAAAAAGDAEADADGAAATAVGAVDDEADATLAALLADQPLTAANGKPMSVVVTGKMTGPLAALSRNEMNELIERAGGKSSGSVSKTTSLLVAAEGGSSKYKKAQDLGITIETPEQFAERLKSLL
- a CDS encoding SpoIVB peptidase S55 domain-containing protein gives rise to the protein MNRSRAAGGLITAVAVSGMLVALPATSSFAAAKNCPTALPTAQVVDGLKGTGYTVERGTQAEEFTAEVLGRVTDGIAPGVDMIMAEVDSPALERAGGVWAGMSGSPVYTSDGKLIGSVSYGLAASSKIAGITPAADLLALRGGTAGTPKVAVSSARAARIARTGEVSVKVAARGFERLPVPVTVTGAAQKNGGRFLSEITKASGATVHRSTARISARAKSTPGEIFAGSNYAAALSYGDVSAVGLGTTTYVCGTTAVAFGHPFNNVGKAEYSVHPATAVYVQADPNDGPFKVGNPGGVVGTVTHDGTIGLRSTLGTTPRHTYPITTSLKKGSKTFTGKTVGVYQPVAGDVAATHLMGAIIKANGAQSGGTASLTYTITGTRDGGKKFSLSRSETYADATDIGFAAADSLYGTLVPLVEQEYETVDITGITIRGTVTSTYKPYRVTKVETRKSGRWVALKGTQKVRSGAKLPLRATLSVYRDSSKKVTVPLTVAVPKKSKGWSGSLSVGDASSVLPGAKEPNSLTSLLAQLRSTPPNDTLVSRIDVSSSKGATRSSTTRVRLNSSVNGYQKVVSVKIS